A stretch of Ipomoea triloba cultivar NCNSP0323 chromosome 11, ASM357664v1 DNA encodes these proteins:
- the LOC115996938 gene encoding ATP-dependent DNA helicase PIF1-like, which produces MPLVSGELSLTTDNRLILEELSYDRELLAKESQLLHGQLTDEQRSIYDAVISYVYSNKGGLYFVYGYGGTGKTFLWRALSAYIRAKGQIVINVASSGIASLLLPGGRTAHSRFAIPISINEESTCNIHQGSQLADLIVAAKLIIWDEAPMMHKHCFEALDRTMRDILRFVNQDSGHRTFGGKTVVFGGDFRQILPVVPKGSRQDIVSSAINSSYLWKHCKVMRLTKNLRLNSMQPGLDQQRMEEFANWLSSIGDGTIGEDNDGYAEVDIPSQMLLKCNGDPIATIVNSTFPQFNGGIIDGEGKTYFSSDTACKADGTSTVLADVHTPEFLNTIRASGLPNHALTLKVGSPIGEHVVEGSILAGPNAGTRVLIVRMTITPSDTRLPFKFNRRQFPLMLSYAMTINKSQGQTLSNVGLILRKPVFVHGQLYVAASRISQPNGLKILICNDSKSTLNSTTNVVYKEVFNNL; this is translated from the exons ATGCCTTTAGTCTCAGGAGAATTGTCTCTTACCACTGACAATAGGTTGATCTTGGAAGAGTTATCATACGACCGTGAGTTGCTTGCTAAAGAAAGTCAGTTACTTCATGGTCAACTTACAGATGAACAAAGGTCAATTTATGATGCTGTTATTTCTTATGTTTATTCTAACAAGGGTGGATTGTACTTTGTTTACGGGTATGGTGGTACTGGCAAAACATTTCTTTGGAGGGCATTATCAGCTTATATTAGAGCTAAAGGTCAAATAGTTATCAATGTGGCATCTAGTGGTATAGCATCTTTGCTTTTGCCGGGAGGACGAACAGCACACTCTCGATTTGCAATACCTATTTCTATCAATGAAGAGTCAACTTGCAATATTCATCAAGGTAGCCAGTTGGCAGATCTCATTGTTGCAGCGAAGTTGataatttgggatgaagcaccaatgatgcacaagcactgttttgaggctttggaTCGAACAATGCGAGATATATTAAGATTTGTTAATCAAGACAGTGGTCATAGGACATTTGGAGGTAAAACAGTGGTATTCGGAGGTGACTTTAGGCAAATTTTACCTGTGGTGCCAAAAGGATCAAGACAAGACATTGTTTCTTCAGCTATAAATTCATCATACCTTTGGAAGCATTGCAAAGTTATGCGCCTAACAAAGAATTTGAGGTTAAATAGTATGCAACCTGGTTTGGATCAACAACGAATGGAAGAATTTGCAAACTGGCTTTCTTCAATAGGTGATGGTACTATTGGAGAAGATAACGATGGTTACGCTGAGGTTGATATCCCTTCTCAAATGTTGTTGAAATGTAATGGTGATCCTATTGCAACTATTGTTAACAGTACTTTCCCTCAGTTCAACGGTGGTATAATTGATG GTGAAGGGAAGACGTATTTCAGTTCTGACACAGCTTGCAAAGCTGATGGTACTTCTACTGTACTTGCAGATGTCCATACACCTGAATTCTTAAACACTATTAGAGCTTCAGGCTTGCCAAATCATGCTTTAACATTAAAGGTTGGGTCACCT ATTGGTGAACATGTGGTTGAAGGAAGTATACTTGCAGGACCAAATGCTGGCACTAGGGTTTTGATTGTTAGAATGACGATAACGCCATCTGACACAAGATTGCCTTTCAAGTTCAATAGAAGACAATTTCCTCTCATgttgtcatatgcaatgactatcaacaagAGTCAAGGCCAAACTTTGTCCAATGTTGGTTTGATCCTTAGGAAACCAGTTTTTGTCCATGGACAACTATATGTTGCTGCATCAAGAATAAGTCAACCAAACGGCCTcaagattttaatttgtaatgatTCAAAAAGTACTCTTAACAGTACAactaatgtagtttacaaagaaGTCTTTaacaatttgtaa
- the LOC115996341 gene encoding cytochrome P450 CYP72A219-like isoform X1, with protein sequence MASPEMEVMICTLLGVFVSVGLLAFAWGVLGWVWFKPKKLEKCLKQQGLKGNPYRILSGDMKELAKMMTDALSKPMTLSDNIAPRVIPYYVNLAEKYGKNCYVWMGPMPMVFLRDPELIKEVLNKYDLFHKPKNNPLGRKLVRGIVSYEKEQWAKHRRIINPAFYSEKLKLMQPAFLLSCSEMLSKWEGIVDGKGSSSCEVDVWPDLQGLTCDVISRTAFGSSYEEGKRIFELLKEQATHFMEAVRQVYIPGWRFVPTKRNRRMSAIENEVRSSIQVIIEKRMKAMQAGETNKHDLLGVLLESNLQEIRQQGNKEFGMSIEQIIDECMLFYFAGQETTSAMLVWTMILLSRFQDWQARAREEVLQVFGDKKPDFEGLNNLKVVTTILYESLRLYPPAGGLARRTIEETKLGEMILPPGVMLSLPIFLMHLDTDIWGEDAKEFNPERFSEGIMKATNGKQAFFPFGGGPRICIGQNFALIEAKMAMAMILQRFSFELSPSYAHAPFSRVTTQPQYGAPLIMHKL encoded by the exons ATGGCCTCGCCGGAGATGGAGGTGATGATATGCACCCTACTGGGAGTGTTTGTTTCGGTGGGTTTGTTGGCTTTCGCATGGGGAGTGTTGGGTTGGGTGTGGTTTAAGCCGAAGAAGCTCGAGAAGTGCCTAAAACAGCAAGGCCTCAAAGGAAACCCTTACAGAATCCTCTCCGGCGACATGAAAGAGCTCGCGAAGATGATGACCGACGCCCTTTCCAAGCCCATGACTCTGTCGGATAACATAGCCCCCAGAGTCATCCCGTATTATGTTAACCTCGCCGAAAAATACG GTAAAAACTGTTATGTATGGATGGGTCCCATGCCTATGGTGTTCCTCAGGGATCCTGAGCTAATCAAGGAGGTTTTGAACAAATATGATCTGTTTCATAAGCCTAAGAACAATCCACTGGGGAGGAAGTTGGTACGGGGAATTGTGAGCTATGAGAAAGAGCAGTGGGCAAAACACAGAAGAATAATCAATCCTGCCTTCTATTCAGAGAAGCTAAAG CTTATGCAACCTGCATTCTTGCTAAGCTGCTCTGAAATGCTGAGCAAGTGGGAGGGGATTGTCGATGGAAAAGGATCATCTTCTTGTGAGGTGGATGTGTGGCCTGACCTGCAAGGCCTAACCTGTGATGTGATTTCTCGAACAGCGTTTGGGAGCAGCTATGAAGAAGGAAAGAGGATCTTTGAGCTTCTGAAAGAACAGGCCACGCACTTCATGGAAGCTGTGCGTCAAGTTTATATACCTGGATGGAG ATTTGTGCCAACTAAGAGGAACAGAAGAATGAGCGCCATTGAGAACGAAGTGAGATCATCTATCCAGGTTATTATCGAGAAAAGAATGAAGGCGATGCAGGCTGGGGAGACAAACAAGCATGATTTATTGGGCGTATTACTGGAATCCAACTTGCAAGAAATCAGACAGCAGGGGAACAAGGAATTTGGGATGAGCATTGAACAGATTATCGACGAGTGCATGCTGTTCTATTTTGCAGGGCAGGAGACTACTTCTGCAATGCTGGTGTGGACTATGATTCTACTCAGCAGATTTCAAGATTGGCAAGCCCGAGCTAGGGAAGAGGTGTTGCAGGTTTTCGGGGATAAGAAACCAGATTTCGAAGGCTTGAATAACCTTAAAGTT GTGACAACGATTTTGTACGAGTCTTTAAGGCTATACCCGCCAGCAGGTGGACTAGCTAGGAGGACCATAGAGGAAACGAAGCTAGGAGAAATGATTCTGCCACCGGGGGTAATGCTGTCATTACCGATATTCCTGATGCACCTCGACACTGACATATGGGGCGAAGATGCTAAAGAGTTCAACCCCGAGAGGTTCAGCGAAGGGATAATGAAGGCCACAAACGGCAAACAAGCATTCTTCCCATTTGGCGGGGGGCCTCGAATATGCATTGGTCAAAACTTTGCTTTGATAGAAGCTAAAATGGCAATGGCTATGATTCTGCAACGCTTCTCGTTCGAGCTTTCTCCTTCTTACGCGCACGCTCCATTTTCGCGGGTGACCACTCAACCTCAGTATGGTGCTCCTCTGATTATGCACAAGCTTTAA
- the LOC115997230 gene encoding cytochrome P450 CYP72A219-like — translation MEVIYIILGVCFSVGLLAYAWGVLGWVWFKPKKLEKCLKQQCLKGNPYRILSGDMKELAEMTSDAISKPMNLSDDHIAPRVIPYYVLHVNKYGKSCYVWMGPTPMVLIRDPELIKEVLNKHYQYQKARANPLGMKLARGLANYEKDQWAKHRRLLNPAFYTEKLKLMQPAFLQSCCEMMSKWEGIVSGKGACELDVWPDLQGLTCDVISRTAFGSSYEEGKRIFELQREQATLVIEAFRQVYVPGWRFVPTKRNRRMNAIEKEVNSSIRGIIDKRMKAMQSGETNNDDLLGILLETNLQEIRQQGGKEFGMSIEDVIEECKLFYFAGQETTSVMLVWTMVLLSRFQDWQVRAREEVLQVFGDQEPDFEGLNSLKVLTMILYESLRLYPPIIDIVRWTVEETKLGEIVLPRGTMLMLPTLLMHVDSEIWGDDAKEFKPERFREGIMKATNGKQVFFPFSGGPRVCIGQNFAMVEAKMAMAMILQRFSFELSPSYAHAPFSRVTTQPQHGAPLIMQKL, via the exons ATGGAGGTGATATACATCATACTGGGAGTGTGTTTTTCAGTGGGTTTGTTGGCATACGCATGGGGAGTGCTGGGTTGGGTGTGGTTTAAGCCGAAGAAGCTCGAGAAGTGCCTAAAACAGCAATGCCTTAAAGGAAACCCTTACAGAATCCTCTCCGGCGACATGAAAGAGCTCGCGGAGATGACGAGTGACGCCATTTCCAAGCCCATGAATCTCTCTGACGACCACATAGCCCCAAGAGTCATTCCATATTATGTTCTGCATGTCAACAAATATG GTAAAAGCTGTTATGTATGGATGGGTCCAACGCCTATGGTGTTAATCAGGGATCCTGAGCTAATAAAGGAGGTTTTAAACAAACATTATCAGTATCAGAAGGCTAGGGCCAACCCACTGGGCATGAAGCTGGCAAGAGGACTGGCCAACTATGAGAAAGATCAGTGGGCAAAACACAGAAGATTACTCAATCCTGCCTTCTATACTGAGAAGCTAAAG CTTATGCAACCGGCATTCTTGCAAAGCTGCTGTGAAATGATGAGCAAGTGGGAAGGGATTGTCTCAGGAAAAGGAGCTTGTGAACTGGATGTGTGGCCTGATCTGCAAGGCCTAACCTGTGATGTGATTTCTCGAACGGCGTTTGGGAGCAGCTATGAAGAAGGAAAGAGGATCTTTGAACTCCAGAGAGAACAGGCCACGCTCGTCATAGAAGCTTTTCGTCAAGTTTATGTACCTGGATGGAG ATTTGTGCCAACTAAGAGGAACAGAAGAATGAATGCCATTGAGAAGGAAGTGAACTCATCAATCCGGGGTATTATAGACAAGAGAATGAAGGCGATGCAGAGTGGGGAGACGAACAATGATGACTTATTGGGCATATTACTGGAAACCAACTTACAAGAAATCAGACAGCAGGGGGGTAAGGAATTCGGAATGAGCATCGAAGATGTCATCGAGGAGTGCAAGCTGTTCTACTTTGCAGGGCAGGAGACTACTTCGGTGATGCTGGTGTGGACTATGGTTCTCCTCAGCAGATTCCAAGATTGGCAAGTGCGAGCTAGAGAAGAGGTGTTGCAGGTTTTCGGGGATCAGGAACCAGATTTCGAAGGATTGAATAGCCTTAAAGTT TTGACAATGATTCTGTACGAGTCTTTAAGGCTATACCCGCCAATAATTGACATAGTTAGGTGGACCGTGGAGGAAACTAAACTAGGAGAAATAGTTCTGCCACGAGGGACAATGCTGATGTTGCCTACACTCTTGATGCATGTTGACAGTGAGATATGGGGTGACGATGCCAAAGAGTTCAAACCCGAGAGGTTCAGGGAAGGTATAATGAAGGCGACAAATGGTAAACAAGTATTTTTCCCATTTAGCGGGGGACCTCGAGTATGCATTGGTCAAAACTTTGCTATGGTAGAAGCTAAAATGGCTATGGCTATGATTCTGCAACGCTTCTCGTTTGAGCTTTCCCCTTCGTACGCACACGCTCCATTTTCAAGGGTGACCACTCAACCTCAGCATGGTGCTCCTCTAATTATGCAGAAGCTTTAA
- the LOC115996341 gene encoding cytochrome P450 CYP72A219-like isoform X3 encodes MEVMIYTLLGVCVSVGLFAFAWGVMGWVWFKPKKLEKCLKQQGLKGKPYRILSGDMKEFAKMTTDALSKPMNLSDNIAPRVIPYYVHLADKYGKNCYLWMGPMPMVFIRDPELVKEVLNKHDLFQKPRNNPLGRKLVRGLVSYEKEQWAKHRRLINPAFYSEKLKLMQPAFLLSCSEMLSKWEGIVYGKGSSYCEVDVWPDLQALACDVISRTAFGSSYEEGKRIFELLKEQAMHFVEAVRQVYIPGWRFVPTKRNRRMNAIDKEVKSSMRVIVEKRMKAMQAGETNNDDLLGILLESNSQEIRQQGNKEFGMSIEQIIDECILFYFAGQETTSAMLVWTMVLLSRYQDWQARAREEVLQVFGDTKPDFEGLNDLKVVTMILYESLRLYSPVPGLVRKTIEETKLGEMVLPPGVLLSLPTLLIHLDTEIWGEDAKEFKPERFREGIMKATNGKQAFFPFSGGPRICIGQNFALVEAKMAMAMVLQRFSFELSPSYAHAPFRRMMTQPQHGAPLIMHRL; translated from the exons ATGGAGGTGATGATATACACCCTACTGGGAGTGTGCGTTTCGGTGGGTTTGTTCGCGTTCGCATGGGGAGTAATGGGTTGGGTGTGGTTTAAGCCGAAGAAGCTGGAGAAGTGCCTAAAACAGCAAGGCCTCAAAGGGAAACCCTACAGAATCCTCTCCGGCGACATGAAAGAGTTCGCGAAGATGACGACCGACGCCCTTTCCAAGCCCATGAATCTGTCTGATAACATAGCCCCGAGAGTCATTCCGTATTATGTTCACCTCGCCGACAAATATG GTAAAAACTGTTATTTATGGATGGGTCCAATGCCAATGGTGTTCATCAGGGATCCTGAGCTAGTAAAGGAGGTTTTGAACAAACATGATCTGTTTCAGAAGCCTAGGAACAATCCATTGGGCAGGAAGTTGGTACGAGGACTTGTGAGCTATGAGAAAGAGCAGTGGGCAAAACACAGAAGACTCATCAATCCTGCCTTCTATTCGGAGAAGCTAAAG CTTATGCAACCGGCTTTCTTGCTAAGCTGCTCTGAAATGCTGAGCAAGTGGGAGGGGATTGTCTATGGAAAAGGATCATCATATTGTGAGGTGGATGTGTGGCCTGACCTTCAAGCTCTAGCCTGTGATGTGATTTCTCGAACAGCGTTTGGGAGCAGCTATGAAGAAGGAAAGAGGATCTTTGAGCTTCTGAAAGAACAGGCCATGCACTTTGTGGAAGCTGTTCGTCAAGTTTATATACCTGGATGGAG ATTTGTGCCAACTAAGAGGAACCGAAGAATGAATGCCATTGACAAGGAAGTGAAATCATCTATGCGTGTTATTGTAGAGAAGAGAATGAAGGCGATGCAGGCCGGGGAGACGAACAACGATGATTTATTGGGCATACTATTGGAATCCAACTCACAAGAAATCAGACAGCAGGGGAACAAGGAATTTGGAATGAGCATTGAGCAGATCATCGACGAGTGCATCCTGTTCTATTTTGCAGGGCAAGAGACTACTTCTGCGATgcttgtgtggactatggttcTACTCAGCAGATATCAAGATTGGCAAGCTCGAGCTAGAGAAGAGGTTTTGCAGGTTTTCGGGGATACGAAACCAGATTTCGAAGGGTTGAATGACCTTAAAGTT GTGACAATGATTTTATACGAGTCTTTAAGACTATACTCACCTGTACCTGGCCTAGTTAGGAAGACCATAGAGGAAACGAAACTAGGAGAAATGGTTCTGCCACCGGGAGTACTGCTGTCGTTACCAACACTCTTGATCCATCTTGACACCGAGATATGGGGCGAAGATGCTAAAGAGTTCAAGCCAGAGAGGTTCCGGGAAGGCATAATGAAGGCAACAAACGGCAAACAAGCATTCTTCCCATTTAGCGGGGGACCTCGAATCTGCATTGGTCAGAACTTCGCTTTGGTAGAGGCCAAAATGGCTATGGCTATGGTTCTGCAACGCTTCTCCTTTGAGCTTTCCCCTTCTTATGCACATGCTCCATTTAGAAGAATGATGACTCAACCTCAGCATGGTGCTCCTCTTATTATGCACAGGCTTTAA
- the LOC115997231 gene encoding uncharacterized protein LOC115997231, whose translation MESSGDAKDDALETSISREPSNSLASHGTKFVDGVLKGENEVCLENFRMDKHVFYKLCDMVKARGLLRHTNRIKIEEQVAIFMFILGRNLRTRAVQELFKYSSETISRHFNNVLNAIMTISLDLFKPPGSDIPPQIQDDPRFYPYFKDCVGAVDGIHFPVTVGVDEQGPFRNKNGILSQHVIAACSFDMKFHYVLAGWEGSAPDMRVLNSALTRRNKLQVPEGKYYLVDGKYANIPGFIAPYRDSSYAFLEFDGGFLPQDAKKLFNHRHSLLRSVTARTFEALKMRFPILMAAPSYPLQTQVKLVVAACAIHNFIREENPEDWIFKIYDQEAGLAQEDPMPPLETEQPIETQVLNIPFETEHLEQVSQLQDSIASEIWNDYLYTNDFPSV comes from the exons ATGGAGAGCTCAGGTGATGCAAAGGATGACGCTTTAGAGACCTCTATATCAAGGGAACCGAGCAATTCTTTAGCATCTCATGGTACAAAATTTGTAGATGGTGTTCTTAAGGGTGAAAACGAAGTCTGCTTGGAGAACTTTCGTATGGATAAACATGTTTTCTACAAGTTGTGTGATATGGTAAAAGCAAGGGGCCTCTTACGTCACACGAATAGAATCAAGATCGAGGAGCAAGTAGCTATATTTATGTTCATTCTTGGTCGCAATCTGAGAACCCGTGCAGTTCAAGAACTTTTCAAATATTCAAGCGAAACCATCAGTCGCCATTTTAACAATGTTTTGAATGCAATCATGACCATTTCACTGGATCTCTTTAAGCCTCCAGGGTCTGATATTCCACCACAAATTCAAGACGATCCTCGATTTTATCCGTATTTTAAG GATTGTGTTGGGGCAGTTGATGGCATACATTTCCCTGTGACAGTAGGTGTTGATGAACAAGGGCCTTTTCGGAATAAGAATGGCATTCTCTCGCAACATGTTATTGCAGCGTGCTCTTTTGATATGAAATTCCATTATGTATTAGCTGGTTGGGAAGGTTCAGCACCAGATATGCGAGTTCTAAATTCTGCTCTGACAAGACGGAATAAGCTTCAAGTGCCTGAAG GTAAATACTACCTAGTGGATGGTAAATATGCAAACATCCCAGGTTTCATCGCTCCATATCGTGATTCTTCTTATGCCTTTCTTGAATTCGACGGTGGCTTCCTTCCTCAAGATGCCAAGAAGCTCTTTAACCATCGACACTCTTTGCTGCGAAGTGTTACTGCCCGCACTTTTGAAGCACTGAAGATGCGTTTTCCCATTTTGATGGCCGCTCCTTCGTACCCTCTGCAAACACAGGTGAAGCTCGTTGTAGCAGCATGCGCGATACACAACTTCATCCGCGAGGAGAATCCAGAAGACTGGATCTTTAAAATCTACGATCAGGAAGCGGGATTGGCACAGGAGGATCCAATGCCACCTTTGGAAACCGAACAGCCTATTGAGACACAGGTTTTAAACATTCCATTTGAAACCGAGCATTTAGAACAGGTTTCTCAGTTGCAAGACTCTATTGCATCTGAAATATGGAATGACTATTTATACACAAATGATTTTCCTTCTGTCTAG
- the LOC115996341 gene encoding cytochrome P450 CYP72A219-like isoform X4 gives MEAIYTLLGLCVSVGLLAYAWGVLGWVWFKPKKLEKCLKQQGLKGNPYRILSGDMKELAKMTSDAISKPMALSDNVAPRVIPYFVHLANKYGKNCYVWMGPMPMVFLRDPELIKEVLNKYDLFHKPKNNPLGRKLVRGIVSYEKEQWAKHRRIINPAFYSEKLKLMQPAFLLSCSEMLSKWEGIVDGKGSSSCEVDVWPDLQGLTCDVISRTAFGSSYEEGKRIFELLKEQATHFMEAVRQVYIPGWRFVPTKRNRRMSAIENEVRSSIQVIIEKRMKAMQAGETNKHDLLGVLLESNLQEIRQQGNKEFGMSIEQIIDECMLFYFAGQETTSAMLVWTMILLSRFQDWQARAREEVLQVFGDKKPDFEGLNNLKVVTTILYESLRLYPPAGGLARRTIEETKLGEMILPPGVMLSLPIFLMHLDTDIWGEDAKEFNPERFSEGIMKATNGKQAFFPFGGGPRICIGQNFALIEAKMAMAMILQRFSFELSPSYAHAPFSRVTTQPQYGAPLIMHKL, from the exons ATGGAGGCGATATACACCCTACTGGGATTGTGCGTTTCAGTGGGTTTGTTGGCGTACGCATGGGGAGTGTTGGGTTGGGTGTGGTTTAAGCCGAAGAAGCTGGAGAAGTGCCTAAAACAGCAAGGCCTCAAAGGAAACCCTTACAGAATCCTCTCCGGCGACATGAAAGAGCTCGCGAAGATGACGAGTGACGCCATTTCCAAGCCCATGGCTCTGTCGGATAACGTAGCCCCGAGAGTCATCCCGTATTTTGTTCACCTCGCTAACAAATatg GTAAAAACTGTTATGTATGGATGGGTCCCATGCCTATGGTGTTCCTCAGGGATCCTGAGCTAATCAAGGAGGTTTTGAACAAATATGATCTGTTTCATAAGCCTAAGAACAATCCACTGGGGAGGAAGTTGGTACGGGGAATTGTGAGCTATGAGAAAGAGCAGTGGGCAAAACACAGAAGAATAATCAATCCTGCCTTCTATTCAGAGAAGCTAAAG CTTATGCAACCTGCATTCTTGCTAAGCTGCTCTGAAATGCTGAGCAAGTGGGAGGGGATTGTCGATGGAAAAGGATCATCTTCTTGTGAGGTGGATGTGTGGCCTGACCTGCAAGGCCTAACCTGTGATGTGATTTCTCGAACAGCGTTTGGGAGCAGCTATGAAGAAGGAAAGAGGATCTTTGAGCTTCTGAAAGAACAGGCCACGCACTTCATGGAAGCTGTGCGTCAAGTTTATATACCTGGATGGAG ATTTGTGCCAACTAAGAGGAACAGAAGAATGAGCGCCATTGAGAACGAAGTGAGATCATCTATCCAGGTTATTATCGAGAAAAGAATGAAGGCGATGCAGGCTGGGGAGACAAACAAGCATGATTTATTGGGCGTATTACTGGAATCCAACTTGCAAGAAATCAGACAGCAGGGGAACAAGGAATTTGGGATGAGCATTGAACAGATTATCGACGAGTGCATGCTGTTCTATTTTGCAGGGCAGGAGACTACTTCTGCAATGCTGGTGTGGACTATGATTCTACTCAGCAGATTTCAAGATTGGCAAGCCCGAGCTAGGGAAGAGGTGTTGCAGGTTTTCGGGGATAAGAAACCAGATTTCGAAGGCTTGAATAACCTTAAAGTT GTGACAACGATTTTGTACGAGTCTTTAAGGCTATACCCGCCAGCAGGTGGACTAGCTAGGAGGACCATAGAGGAAACGAAGCTAGGAGAAATGATTCTGCCACCGGGGGTAATGCTGTCATTACCGATATTCCTGATGCACCTCGACACTGACATATGGGGCGAAGATGCTAAAGAGTTCAACCCCGAGAGGTTCAGCGAAGGGATAATGAAGGCCACAAACGGCAAACAAGCATTCTTCCCATTTGGCGGGGGGCCTCGAATATGCATTGGTCAAAACTTTGCTTTGATAGAAGCTAAAATGGCAATGGCTATGATTCTGCAACGCTTCTCGTTCGAGCTTTCTCCTTCTTACGCGCACGCTCCATTTTCGCGGGTGACCACTCAACCTCAGTATGGTGCTCCTCTGATTATGCACAAGCTTTAA
- the LOC115996341 gene encoding cytochrome P450 CYP72A219-like isoform X2: MASPEMEVMICTLLGVFVSVGLLAFAWGVLGWVWFKPKKLEKCLKQQGLKGNPYRILSGDMKELAKMMTDALSKPMTLSDNIAPRVIPYYVNLAEKYGKNCYVWMGPMPMVFIRDPELVKEVLNKYELFQKPRNNPLGRKLARGLVSYEKEQWAKHRRLLNPAFYTEKLKLMQPAFLLSCSEMLSKWEGIVYGKGSSCEVDVWPDLQALTCDVISRTAFGSSYEEGKRIFELLREQAIHFMEAVRQVYIPGWRFVPTKRNRQMNAIDKEVKSSIRVIIEKKMKAMQAGETNSDDLLGILLESNLQEIRQQGNKAFGISIEQIIDECILFYFAGQETTSVMLVWTMIVLSRYQDWQARAREEVLQVFGDKKPDFEGLNDLKVVTMILYESLRLYPPLAGLVRKTIEETKLGEMVLPPGVLLSLPTLLIHLDTEIWGEDAKEFKPERFREGIMKATNGKQAFFPFSGGPRICIGQNFALVEAKMAMAMVLQRFSFELSPSYAHAPFRRMMTQPQHGAPLIMHRL; this comes from the exons ATGGCCTCGCCGGAGATGGAGGTGATGATATGCACCCTACTGGGAGTGTTTGTTTCGGTGGGTTTGTTGGCTTTCGCATGGGGAGTGTTGGGTTGGGTGTGGTTTAAGCCGAAGAAGCTCGAGAAGTGCCTAAAACAGCAAGGCCTCAAAGGAAACCCTTACAGAATCCTCTCCGGCGACATGAAAGAGCTCGCGAAGATGATGACCGACGCCCTTTCCAAGCCCATGACTCTGTCGGATAACATAGCCCCCAGAGTCATCCCGTATTATGTTAACCTCGCCGAAAAATACG GTAAAAACTGTTATGTATGGATGGGTCCAATGCCTATGGTGTTCATTAGGGATCCTGAGCTAGTTAAGGAGGTTTTGAACAAATATGAACTGTTTCAGAAGCCTAGGAACAATCCACTGGGCAGGAAGTTGGCACGAGGGCTTGTGAGCTATGAGAAAGAGCAGTGGGCAAAACACAGAAGACTACTCAATCCTGCCTTCTATACGGAGAAGCTAAAG CTTATGCAACCGGCTTTCTTGCTAAGCTGCTCTGAAATGCTGAGCAAGTGGGAGGGGATTGTCTATGGAAAAGGATCATCTTGTGAGGTGGATGTGTGGCCTGACCTTCAAGCCCTAACCTGTGATGTGATTTCTCGAACAGCATTTGGGAGCAGCTATGAAGAAGGAAAGAGGATCTTTGAGCTTCTGAGAGAACAGGCCATTCACTTCATGGAAGCTGTGCGCCAAGTTTATATACCTGGATGGAG ATTTGTGCCAACTAAGAGGAACCGACAAATGAATGCCATTGACAAGGAAGTGAAATCATCTATCCGTGTTATTATAGAGAAGAAAATGAAGGCGATGCAGGCTGGGGAGACGAACAGCGATGATTTATTGGGCATACTATTGGAATCCAACTTACAAGAAATTAGACAGCAGGGGAACAAGGCATTTGGAATAAGCATTGAGCAGATCATCGATGAGTGCATCCTGTTCTATTTTGCAGGGCAGGAGACTACTTCTGTGATGCTGGTGTGGACTATGATTGTACTCAGCAGATATCAAGATTGGCAAGCTCGAGCTAGAGAAGAGGTTTTGCAGGTTTTCGGGGATAAGAAACCAGATTTCGAAGGGTTGAATGACCTTAAAGTT GTGACAATGATTTTATACGAGTCTTTAAGGCTATACCCGCCATTAGCTGGCCTAG TTAGGAAGACCATAGAGGAAACGAAACTAGGAGAAATGGTTCTGCCACCGGGAGTACTGCTGTCGTTACCAACACTCTTGATCCATCTTGACACCGAGATATGGGGCGAAGATGCTAAAGAGTTCAAGCCAGAGAGGTTCCGGGAAGGCATAATGAAGGCAACAAACGGCAAACAAGCATTCTTCCCATTTAGCGGGGGACCTCGAATCTGCATTGGTCAGAACTTCGCTTTGGTAGAGGCCAAAATGGCTATGGCTATGGTTCTGCAACGCTTCTCCTTTGAGCTTTCCCCTTCTTATGCACATGCTCCATTTAGAAGAATGATGACTCAACCTCAGCATGGTGCTCCTCTTATTATGCACAGGCTTTAA